A single window of Acanthopagrus latus isolate v.2019 chromosome 1, fAcaLat1.1, whole genome shotgun sequence DNA harbors:
- the palm3 gene encoding paralemmin-3 isoform X1, whose translation MEEADKYKQRLEAIAEKRRLQEEQDRARREMEDEKLRLQQLKRKSLRDQWLMEGPALSPTSQDNQNPRSPLWGSQAQEMEERIDKLQSETQRLAEEEEKLKEKMEDGQTEAVKVGEAGAEIVHDALVQNGENNATGLETTEVEEKTNQSSPMDETGAVLTNGGGELEADTSHGASEQNSQSTTNGPVVASEGVISMKLEPGLSLVVSEAAPGQVPNVDINEEEEGTLVMRAERVIITDEGEDVTEEDQQESTQSEETPLTNLEAAQEGGEAEEEVVIETEAALETFTKPECSEAIEPTEEAQPGNADGDMQGGVQTNENADRETEADGQDNQTEDLTCVQAQAPSSALEGTTVASVPVYSQSTLTPEPEAESAAATSAEGAEAASEAQDPAPLPGQFQEVPLADPQENQRTAAGPREQEPLLSQAKAPDTHVEPAAANSPASTETYGPTRASQEEQAPKRKTCQCCSVM comes from the exons AGGAAGTCCCTGAGGGACCAGTGGTTGATGGAAGGACCTGCCTTGTCCCCGACCTCCCAAGACAACCAGAACCCTCGCTCACCTCTGTGGGGATCCCAGGCCCAGGAGATGGAAGAGCGCATTGACAA GTTGCAGTCAGAGACTCAGCGgttggcagaggaggaagagaagctgaaggaaaagatggaggatgGCCAAACA GAGGCAGTGAAAGTGGGAGAGGCCGGAGCAG AAATAGTCCATGATGCACTTGTGCAGAACGGAGAAAACAATGCAACAGGACTGG aAACAACTGAAGTTGAAGAGAAGACAAACCAAAGCTCACCGATGGATGAAACTGGAGCTGTCCTAACAAATGGTGGAGGGGAGTTAGAGGCAGACACCAGTCACGGTGCTTCAGAGCAAAATAGCCAGTCCACCACCAACGGACCAGTTGTAGCCTCTGAGGGCGTTATTAGCATGAAGTTGGAACCAGGGTTGAGCCTGGTTGTTTCTGAGGCAGCGCCTGGTCAGGTTCCAAACGTCGACatcaatgaggaggaggaagggaccCTGGTGATGAGAGCGGAGCGTGTGATCATCACAGATGAAGGGGAGGATGTAACTGAGGAAGATCAACAGGAGAGCACGCAGTCAGAGGAAACCCCTCTGACGAATCTAGAAGCAGCCCAAGAAGgaggggaggctgaggaggaggtaGTGAtagaaacagaagcagctctgGAAACCTTCACAAAACCAGAGTGCAGTGAGGCAATCGAACCCACTGAGGAGgcacaaccaggaaatgcagATGGAGACATGCAGGGCGGGgtacaaacaaatgaaaacgcAGATCGAGAGACAGAAGCTGATGGACAGGACAACCAAACAGAGGATCTCACCTGTGTGCAGGCGCAGGCCCCGTCCAGTGCTCTGGAGGGCACCACAGTGGCTTCTGTGCCAGTCTACTCTCAGTCCACTCTCACCCCGGAGCCAGAGGCTGAGAGTGCAGCTGCAACGTcagcagagggagcagaagCAGCATCAGAAGCCCAAGACCCTGCTCCCCTGCCGGGCCAGTTCCAGGAGGTTCCCCTGGCTGATCCCCAGGAGAACCAGAGAACAGCGGCAGGGCCAAGGGAGCAGGAACCTCTTCTGTCACAGGCCAAAGCCCCAGACACCCATGTagagccagcagcagctaacAGCCCAGCCAGCACAGAGACATACGGCCCGACCAGGGCCAGCCAGGAAGAGCAGGCACCAAAACGCAAAACCTGCCAGTGCTGCTCTGTCATGTGA
- the LOC119028992 gene encoding alpha-1-acid glycoprotein-like, which produces MFAVWAVALLCLVSLSRSADPACEDLVRPVDPLDPAHLEGARSIVAGSMTTPEYAEKFKTRDSASISFVNGTSFSRVFRSNDSCQYLNSNITLEGSSFNFHQYNITVTFLQTSCPDCLLLRFDNMSKELQRLYLFSKRREVEQKEMDEFAAQAQCLNSLPPIVMDPTKPLCPEEMSNDAEAQPDKKTE; this is translated from the coding sequence ATGTTTGCCGTGTGGGCCGTCGCTCTGCTCTGCTTGGTGTCTCTGAGCCGATCTGCCGACCCGGCCTGTGAGGACCTGGTCAGGCCTGTGGATCCACTGGATCCTGCTCATTTGGAGGGCGCACGGTCCATAGTCGCAGGTAGTATGACCACTCCTGAATATGCGGAGAAATTCAAGACCAGAGACTCTGCCAGCATCAGCTTTGTCAACGGAACCTCCTTCTCGCGCGTCTTCAGATCCAATGACAGCTGTCAGTATCTGAACTCCAACATCACATTAGAGGGCAGCAGCTTCAACTTCCATCAGTATAACATCACCGTGACCTTCCTCCAGACGTCCTGTCCGGACTGTCTTCTGCTGCGCTTTGACAACATGTCGAAGGAACTCCAGCGCCTGTACCTGTTCAgcaagaggagggaggtggagcagAAGGAGATGGACGAGTTCGCGGCGCAGGCCCAGTGTTTGAACAGTCTTCCGCCTATCGTGATGGATCCTACAAAGCCGCTCTGTCCCGAGGAGATGTCCAACGATGCAGAGGCTCAACCTGACAAGAAAACAGAGTAA
- the LOC119028286 gene encoding uncharacterized protein LOC119028286 isoform X2 — MASEPEAWQEKGPVNSLDERVNESWARGEVGAITSRDSLLQDKKAPRAEPEEDIDILEPGVEEETLAEKQTLSRTEIADVTKLENQESTRISVCTLGETKEIVTESEQVAQPSEALQTRRESEESVDLCQDVLPPTPPIRALSTEECFETEGFSGLEGEVAEWISDAEIMSDATEDLTSPDSQNSEDWPHAPPLTDPLDREDSTPEEMTGDNMTKEENVTQMNFLPDGNSELENNMSGAAASVINSTHHSPHDGNNSDDEYTVSSPPFADESEEEQEVSSDIMSCQQQCPTLDIRGGPLQPSCSVCIEQTSHLPSVPSVEQREELLTQSHRELAPRGANQEAARQVLGQGSPPLSTVAMELSDLGGAASQGSGCVAAVRERHSQEGGRTEGERKQTGGEEGHIEGGLERSKQQQGGGLSRTSKTVRTQELKTERYRFVSSKHTRMESDSYDDSQSDSGVSADFSPCSTLEGNTTTSTGAPPAALKETPIEREIRRAIEREQSLRRSRGLPNPPTTPEYVELPLRKTVLCQSLTANPERCQSKDRQFAGKKMQHEIHEEVRREQDLVKLGKVPGIYDKGTVRQLKEKKQLFEAFQTPDDFILTVSTRSKVTSWSSASDISTLENQEDISSTVEGSSVGRSLTQSPNSAKGGSSTALTPRGPGFSEGRGCQVIILENNLGVPDQRLYPTKTEAKPVTVLDSGRPNVASSRTGGHGWIKGREQEQEEEVAPKENPFFKLRSSTNVVKVEQDIREAQEREKELHKQRISLYGGTEGSKGGGMGGGGGGGRPASREGKSPTFSSTSLNGLAVPDSSGSSSRGVTGPPAARQSVGKFGLWPPAQAEEEKINRPETWSLITIKE, encoded by the exons ATGGCATCAGAGCCTGAGGCTTGGCAGGAGAAGGGTCCTGTCAACTCGCTCGACGAGCGGGTCAATGAGTCCTGGGCGAGAGGTGAAGTGGGTGCGATCACGAGCCGCGACTCCCTTCTGCAAGACAAAAAGGCACCGAGGGCGGAACCTGAAGAGGACATTGACATCCTGGAGCCTGGAGTTGAAGAGGAAACtttggcagaaaaacaaacactctcaaGAACCGAAATAGCTGATGTTACCAAGTTGGAAAATCAGGAATCAACAAGAATTAGTGTTTGCACCCTCGGGGAGACAAAAGAGATTGTGACAGAATCAGAACAAGTTGCCCAACCATCAGAAGCACTACAGACTCGTAGGGAATCTGAGGAGTCTGTTGATCTATGCCAGGATGTTTTACCGCCTACTCCTCCCATTAGAGCTTTATCAACAGAAGAATGCTTTGAGACAGAGGGCTTCTCCGGTCTGGAGGGGGAGGTGGCTGAGTGGATCAGTGATGCTGAGATAATGTCAGATGCAACAGAGGACCTCACGTCCCCCGACAGCCAGAACAGTGAAGATTGGCCTCATGCACCTCCCCTCACTGATCCATTAGATAGAGAGGATTCTACACCTGAGGAGATGACAGGAGATAATATGACAAAAGAGGAGAACGTCACGCAGATGAACTTCTTACCAGATGGTAACAGTGAGCTTGAAAATAATATGTCAGGGGCTGCGGCTTCTGTAATAAATTCAACTCATCATTCTCCCCATGACGGAAACAATTCGGATGATGAATATACTGTGTCGTCCCCTCCGTTCGCTGATGAAAGTGAAgaagaacaggaagtgagtAGTGATATTATGTCTTGTCAGCAGCAATGTCCTACACTGGATATCAGGGGCGGGCCTCTCCAGCCTTCATGTTCAGTTTGCATTGAACAAACCTCACATCTGCCTTCAGTTCCCTCGGTCGAACAGAGGGAGGAGCTGTTGACCCAGAGTCACCGTGAACTCGCCCCCAGGGGAGCAAACCAGGAAGCCGCACGACAGGTGCTCGGCCAGGGCTCGCCACCTTTGTCAACCGTTGCCATGGAGCTGTCTGATCTGGGCGGGGCGGCTTCTCAGGGCTCTGGCTGTGTTGCAGCTGTGAGAGAAAGGCACAGCCAGGAGGGgggaaggacagagggagaacGCAAGCAAACAGGTGGAGAGGAAGGGCACATAGAGGGTGGACTTGAAAGGAGCAAGCAGCAACAAGGCGGAGGGCTGTCAAGGACTTCAAAAACGGTGAGAACACAAGAGCTTaagacagagagatacagaTTTGTGTCTTCCAAACACACCAGGATGGAGAGTGACTCGTATGATGACAGCCAGAGTGACAGCGGAGTTTCAGCGGACTTCTCCCCATGCAGCACTTTGGAGGGCAACACTACCACCTCTACAGGCGCTCCACCAGCGGCACTCAAAGAGACTCCCATTGAGAGGGAGATCCGACGAGCTATTGAGCGTGAACAGAGCCTGAGAAGGTCCAGAGGGCTGCCGAATCCACCCACCACACCAGAGTATGTAGAGCTCCCCCTGCGGAAGACCGTTCTCTGCCAGTCGTTGACTGCTAATCCTGAAAGATGTCAAAGCAAAGACAGGCAGTTTGCCGGCAAGAAGATGCAGCATGAGATCCACGAGGAGGTTCGGAGGGAGCAAGATCTGGTCAAGCTTGGGAAAGTTCCGGGCATCTATGACAAAGGCACGGTACGTCAACTTAAAGAGAAGAAGCAGCTTTTTGAGGCCTTTCAGACACCCGATGACTTCATTTTGACTGTGTCGACGAGGAGTAAGGTGACGTCCTGGTCTTCTGCCAGTGACATTTCAACCCTAGAGAACCAGGAGGACATCTCATCAACCGTAGAGGGATCCAGTGTTGGGAGGAGTCTTACACAGAGCCCAAATTCAGCGAAAGGAGGGAGTTCCACTGCTCTGACTCCCCGAGGACCAGGCTTCTCTGAGGGAAGAGGCTGTCAGGTCATCATCCTGGAGAATAACCTGGGTGTCCCAGATCAGAGGCTCTACCCCACCAAAACAGAGGCCAAGCCCGTCACTGTGCTTGACTCTGGACGTCCAAACGTCGCATCATCAAGGACAGGAGGACATGGTTGGATTAAGGGTAGAGAGCAGGAACAAGAGGAAGAGGTCGCACCCAAGGAGAACCCCTTTTTCAAGCTGCGCTCCTCAACCAATGTTGTCAAAGTGGAACAGGACATCCGGGAGGctcaggagagggagaaggagctTCACAAGCAAAGGATTAGTCTGTACGGGGGCACGGAGGGCTCAAAGGGAGGGGggatgggaggagggggaggaggcgggAGGCCAGCCAGCAGAGAAGGAAAGAGTCCAACGTTTTCTTCTACTTCACTGAATGGACTTGCTGTTCCTGATTCCTCTGGTTCATCTTCCAGGGGGGTAACTGGACCCCCAGCAG CACGCCAGTCAGTTGGCAAGTTCGGCTTGTGGCCCCCGGCCCAGGCTGAAGAGGAGAAGATTAACCGTCCAGAG ACCTGGTCCCTGATTACAATTAAGGAATAA
- the LOC119028286 gene encoding uncharacterized protein LOC119028286 isoform X1: protein MASEPEAWQEKGPVNSLDERVNESWARGEVGAITSRDSLLQDKKAPRAEPEEDIDILEPGVEEETLAEKQTLSRTEIADVTKLENQESTRISVCTLGETKEIVTESEQVAQPSEALQTRRESEESVDLCQDVLPPTPPIRALSTEECFETEGFSGLEGEVAEWISDAEIMSDATEDLTSPDSQNSEDWPHAPPLTDPLDREDSTPEEMTGDNMTKEENVTQMNFLPDGNSELENNMSGAAASVINSTHHSPHDGNNSDDEYTVSSPPFADESEEEQEVSSDIMSCQQQCPTLDIRGGPLQPSCSVCIEQTSHLPSVPSVEQREELLTQSHRELAPRGANQEAARQVLGQGSPPLSTVAMELSDLGGAASQGSGCVAAVRERHSQEGGRTEGERKQTGGEEGHIEGGLERSKQQQGGGLSRTSKTVRTQELKTERYRFVSSKHTRMESDSYDDSQSDSGVSADFSPCSTLEGNTTTSTGAPPAALKETPIEREIRRAIEREQSLRRSRGLPNPPTTPEYVELPLRKTVLCQSLTANPERCQSKDRQFAGKKMQHEIHEEVRREQDLVKLGKVPGIYDKGTVRQLKEKKQLFEAFQTPDDFILTVSTRSKVTSWSSASDISTLENQEDISSTVEGSSVGRSLTQSPNSAKGGSSTALTPRGPGFSEGRGCQVIILENNLGVPDQRLYPTKTEAKPVTVLDSGRPNVASSRTGGHGWIKGREQEQEEEVAPKENPFFKLRSSTNVVKVEQDIREAQEREKELHKQRISLYGGTEGSKGGGMGGGGGGGRPASREGKSPTFSSTSLNGLAVPDSSGSSSRGVTGPPAARQSVGKFGLWPPAQAEEEKINRPEVPYSPRTPRQKTPLVQRWELGLVNGHNEEDD, encoded by the exons ATGGCATCAGAGCCTGAGGCTTGGCAGGAGAAGGGTCCTGTCAACTCGCTCGACGAGCGGGTCAATGAGTCCTGGGCGAGAGGTGAAGTGGGTGCGATCACGAGCCGCGACTCCCTTCTGCAAGACAAAAAGGCACCGAGGGCGGAACCTGAAGAGGACATTGACATCCTGGAGCCTGGAGTTGAAGAGGAAACtttggcagaaaaacaaacactctcaaGAACCGAAATAGCTGATGTTACCAAGTTGGAAAATCAGGAATCAACAAGAATTAGTGTTTGCACCCTCGGGGAGACAAAAGAGATTGTGACAGAATCAGAACAAGTTGCCCAACCATCAGAAGCACTACAGACTCGTAGGGAATCTGAGGAGTCTGTTGATCTATGCCAGGATGTTTTACCGCCTACTCCTCCCATTAGAGCTTTATCAACAGAAGAATGCTTTGAGACAGAGGGCTTCTCCGGTCTGGAGGGGGAGGTGGCTGAGTGGATCAGTGATGCTGAGATAATGTCAGATGCAACAGAGGACCTCACGTCCCCCGACAGCCAGAACAGTGAAGATTGGCCTCATGCACCTCCCCTCACTGATCCATTAGATAGAGAGGATTCTACACCTGAGGAGATGACAGGAGATAATATGACAAAAGAGGAGAACGTCACGCAGATGAACTTCTTACCAGATGGTAACAGTGAGCTTGAAAATAATATGTCAGGGGCTGCGGCTTCTGTAATAAATTCAACTCATCATTCTCCCCATGACGGAAACAATTCGGATGATGAATATACTGTGTCGTCCCCTCCGTTCGCTGATGAAAGTGAAgaagaacaggaagtgagtAGTGATATTATGTCTTGTCAGCAGCAATGTCCTACACTGGATATCAGGGGCGGGCCTCTCCAGCCTTCATGTTCAGTTTGCATTGAACAAACCTCACATCTGCCTTCAGTTCCCTCGGTCGAACAGAGGGAGGAGCTGTTGACCCAGAGTCACCGTGAACTCGCCCCCAGGGGAGCAAACCAGGAAGCCGCACGACAGGTGCTCGGCCAGGGCTCGCCACCTTTGTCAACCGTTGCCATGGAGCTGTCTGATCTGGGCGGGGCGGCTTCTCAGGGCTCTGGCTGTGTTGCAGCTGTGAGAGAAAGGCACAGCCAGGAGGGgggaaggacagagggagaacGCAAGCAAACAGGTGGAGAGGAAGGGCACATAGAGGGTGGACTTGAAAGGAGCAAGCAGCAACAAGGCGGAGGGCTGTCAAGGACTTCAAAAACGGTGAGAACACAAGAGCTTaagacagagagatacagaTTTGTGTCTTCCAAACACACCAGGATGGAGAGTGACTCGTATGATGACAGCCAGAGTGACAGCGGAGTTTCAGCGGACTTCTCCCCATGCAGCACTTTGGAGGGCAACACTACCACCTCTACAGGCGCTCCACCAGCGGCACTCAAAGAGACTCCCATTGAGAGGGAGATCCGACGAGCTATTGAGCGTGAACAGAGCCTGAGAAGGTCCAGAGGGCTGCCGAATCCACCCACCACACCAGAGTATGTAGAGCTCCCCCTGCGGAAGACCGTTCTCTGCCAGTCGTTGACTGCTAATCCTGAAAGATGTCAAAGCAAAGACAGGCAGTTTGCCGGCAAGAAGATGCAGCATGAGATCCACGAGGAGGTTCGGAGGGAGCAAGATCTGGTCAAGCTTGGGAAAGTTCCGGGCATCTATGACAAAGGCACGGTACGTCAACTTAAAGAGAAGAAGCAGCTTTTTGAGGCCTTTCAGACACCCGATGACTTCATTTTGACTGTGTCGACGAGGAGTAAGGTGACGTCCTGGTCTTCTGCCAGTGACATTTCAACCCTAGAGAACCAGGAGGACATCTCATCAACCGTAGAGGGATCCAGTGTTGGGAGGAGTCTTACACAGAGCCCAAATTCAGCGAAAGGAGGGAGTTCCACTGCTCTGACTCCCCGAGGACCAGGCTTCTCTGAGGGAAGAGGCTGTCAGGTCATCATCCTGGAGAATAACCTGGGTGTCCCAGATCAGAGGCTCTACCCCACCAAAACAGAGGCCAAGCCCGTCACTGTGCTTGACTCTGGACGTCCAAACGTCGCATCATCAAGGACAGGAGGACATGGTTGGATTAAGGGTAGAGAGCAGGAACAAGAGGAAGAGGTCGCACCCAAGGAGAACCCCTTTTTCAAGCTGCGCTCCTCAACCAATGTTGTCAAAGTGGAACAGGACATCCGGGAGGctcaggagagggagaaggagctTCACAAGCAAAGGATTAGTCTGTACGGGGGCACGGAGGGCTCAAAGGGAGGGGggatgggaggagggggaggaggcgggAGGCCAGCCAGCAGAGAAGGAAAGAGTCCAACGTTTTCTTCTACTTCACTGAATGGACTTGCTGTTCCTGATTCCTCTGGTTCATCTTCCAGGGGGGTAACTGGACCCCCAGCAG CACGCCAGTCAGTTGGCAAGTTCGGCTTGTGGCCCCCGGCCCAGGCTGAAGAGGAGAAGATTAACCGTCCAGAG GTCCCCTACAGTCCCCGGACCCCCAGACAGAAGACCCCTCTGGTACAGCGCTGGGAGCTGGGCTTGGTCAACGGACACAATGAGGAAGACGACTGA
- the palm3 gene encoding paralemmin-3 isoform X2 has protein sequence MEGPALSPTSQDNQNPRSPLWGSQAQEMEERIDKLQSETQRLAEEEEKLKEKMEDGQTEAVKVGEAGAEIVHDALVQNGENNATGLETTEVEEKTNQSSPMDETGAVLTNGGGELEADTSHGASEQNSQSTTNGPVVASEGVISMKLEPGLSLVVSEAAPGQVPNVDINEEEEGTLVMRAERVIITDEGEDVTEEDQQESTQSEETPLTNLEAAQEGGEAEEEVVIETEAALETFTKPECSEAIEPTEEAQPGNADGDMQGGVQTNENADRETEADGQDNQTEDLTCVQAQAPSSALEGTTVASVPVYSQSTLTPEPEAESAAATSAEGAEAASEAQDPAPLPGQFQEVPLADPQENQRTAAGPREQEPLLSQAKAPDTHVEPAAANSPASTETYGPTRASQEEQAPKRKTCQCCSVM, from the exons ATGGAAGGACCTGCCTTGTCCCCGACCTCCCAAGACAACCAGAACCCTCGCTCACCTCTGTGGGGATCCCAGGCCCAGGAGATGGAAGAGCGCATTGACAA GTTGCAGTCAGAGACTCAGCGgttggcagaggaggaagagaagctgaaggaaaagatggaggatgGCCAAACA GAGGCAGTGAAAGTGGGAGAGGCCGGAGCAG AAATAGTCCATGATGCACTTGTGCAGAACGGAGAAAACAATGCAACAGGACTGG aAACAACTGAAGTTGAAGAGAAGACAAACCAAAGCTCACCGATGGATGAAACTGGAGCTGTCCTAACAAATGGTGGAGGGGAGTTAGAGGCAGACACCAGTCACGGTGCTTCAGAGCAAAATAGCCAGTCCACCACCAACGGACCAGTTGTAGCCTCTGAGGGCGTTATTAGCATGAAGTTGGAACCAGGGTTGAGCCTGGTTGTTTCTGAGGCAGCGCCTGGTCAGGTTCCAAACGTCGACatcaatgaggaggaggaagggaccCTGGTGATGAGAGCGGAGCGTGTGATCATCACAGATGAAGGGGAGGATGTAACTGAGGAAGATCAACAGGAGAGCACGCAGTCAGAGGAAACCCCTCTGACGAATCTAGAAGCAGCCCAAGAAGgaggggaggctgaggaggaggtaGTGAtagaaacagaagcagctctgGAAACCTTCACAAAACCAGAGTGCAGTGAGGCAATCGAACCCACTGAGGAGgcacaaccaggaaatgcagATGGAGACATGCAGGGCGGGgtacaaacaaatgaaaacgcAGATCGAGAGACAGAAGCTGATGGACAGGACAACCAAACAGAGGATCTCACCTGTGTGCAGGCGCAGGCCCCGTCCAGTGCTCTGGAGGGCACCACAGTGGCTTCTGTGCCAGTCTACTCTCAGTCCACTCTCACCCCGGAGCCAGAGGCTGAGAGTGCAGCTGCAACGTcagcagagggagcagaagCAGCATCAGAAGCCCAAGACCCTGCTCCCCTGCCGGGCCAGTTCCAGGAGGTTCCCCTGGCTGATCCCCAGGAGAACCAGAGAACAGCGGCAGGGCCAAGGGAGCAGGAACCTCTTCTGTCACAGGCCAAAGCCCCAGACACCCATGTagagccagcagcagctaacAGCCCAGCCAGCACAGAGACATACGGCCCGACCAGGGCCAGCCAGGAAGAGCAGGCACCAAAACGCAAAACCTGCCAGTGCTGCTCTGTCATGTGA